The genomic stretch AGCTATATTGGGATAGGATTTCGCGTTTATCATAGTTTTTGTTGCCAGTGGGAAACTCCATTTTTTAGCTACTCGGAACGGCAAAAGCCCCGCAGATTCTATCTACCGGGGCTTTTGCCGTTCTTTTTAAGCAGGGGTTAACCCACTTTGCGGAAAAGGAGAAGGGGGGTTACGCCAATGGCTGATTTGGGACAACCTACAAGCTCATTAAGCCCACCACAAAGCCCGGCGGTCTCCCAACTTGAAACGGCGGGATATTCTGTCATGGTTTGTTTGATTTCATCGTAACCTAGTCGGTCCTCACCGCAGGCACCAAGTAGAAAGAGAACGACAACAGCAGTGAGCAATTTACAATGTGACATGGATTCTCCGTTGTTATGTCTGGTTATAGCTTGGCGTATATCATGATTTTTGTTGCTATGGATAAACATGATTTCCGTGTGTAAAAAATACACACAGTCTCTTGACTGTTTTTTCTTGTGTGTGTATATCTTACACATGAGCAGCAGGGCTATCATAAAAATGATCAAGGCTGACGGATGGTATCTTGTCAGAACGGTTGGGGATCATCATCACTTTAAACACCCGACAAAGCCGGGTCTGGTGACAGTGCCGCATCCCCAAAAAGACTTTCCGAGAGGTACCCTCAAGTCGATCGAAAAACAGTCCGGCATCAAACTCAGGTAAGGTCCGGCCCCGCGAGGGGCCACCTCCTGTCTCTTCCCGGCTTATGAGACAGGGCTTTTAAATATATGGTAATGGAATGTGAGAGAATTTTTAGGACCTTTAGGAGTAAGTTTTTATCCTGAATGCTCTTGCAATGTTTTTAACAACAAACAAA from Pseudodesulfovibrio profundus encodes the following:
- a CDS encoding type II toxin-antitoxin system HicA family toxin is translated as MSSRAIIKMIKADGWYLVRTVGDHHHFKHPTKPGLVTVPHPQKDFPRGTLKSIEKQSGIKLR